A genomic region of Chelonia mydas isolate rCheMyd1 chromosome 9, rCheMyd1.pri.v2, whole genome shotgun sequence contains the following coding sequences:
- the TMSB15B gene encoding thymosin beta-15B isoform X1, which produces MPSGGKGGQPMGGRGGRQPGYIRSHPTRESCRYLGDCSRFLGSTTASTAAKMCDRPDLSEVEKFDKKKLKKTATEEKNTLPSKEIIEQEKESVKSS; this is translated from the exons ATGCCGAGcggcgggaagggcggccagccaatggggggcaggggcgggcggCAGCCGGGGTATATAAGGAGCCACCCCACGCGGGAGAGCTGCAGATACCTGGGCGATTGCAGCAGATTCCTGGGGAGCACTACAGCCAGCACAGCAG CTAAAATGTGTGACAGACCAGACCTCTCTGAAGTTGAGAAATTTGACAAGAAGAAGCTGAAAAAGACCGCCACGGAGGAGAAGAACACACTCCCTTCAAAGGAGA TCATCGAGCAGGAGAAGGAATCCGTGAAGTCTTCATAG
- the TMSB15B gene encoding thymosin beta-15B isoform X2: protein MCDRPDLSEVEKFDKKKLKKTATEEKNTLPSKEIIEQEKESVKSS, encoded by the exons ATGTGTGACAGACCAGACCTCTCTGAAGTTGAGAAATTTGACAAGAAGAAGCTGAAAAAGACCGCCACGGAGGAGAAGAACACACTCCCTTCAAAGGAGA TCATCGAGCAGGAGAAGGAATCCGTGAAGTCTTCATAG